In the Nocardioides panaciterrulae genome, GCGGCGCTGACCCTCACGGAGAGCCTGGCTCGGCGGGCGCCACCGCTGCTCGCGCCCAGGTCTCCCAGTCGATGCCCCTGACGAGGGCGCCAGGGCCGGGCAGCACCGACCCGCCGGCGATGCTCGCCGGCGCCGGGACGGGCTCGACCTCGACGTCGTCGCCGCGCAGCGCCACCCACCGGCGCACGAGATCGACCAGGTCCTCCTGCCGCGGCCCGGCGAGCTCCAGGTCGCCCTGCTCCGGGCCGGTGGCCATCTCGACCAGCAGCCGCGCCACCTCGACCGAGGCCACGGGCTGCGTGGGCATGGCCATGACCTGCGCCCGCCGCCCGTGCCTGGCCCGGTCGAGCACCTGGCCGGGGAACTCGTGGAACTGGGTGGCGCGCAGCACCCGCGCCCCCGGCGCGTGCTCGCGCGTGACGCGTTCGTGCGCCAGCGTCGCGACGTACCACCCGAAGTCCTGGCTCTGCTCGACCCCGACGATGGAGAGCACGACCGTGCGCGGCACCCCGGCCGACCGGGCCGCCGTCGCGAGGGTCGTCGCCACCGTGGTGAAGAAGTCGACCGCCTCCTCCTCGACCATCGAGGGGGAGCGCGTGACGTCGACGACGGCGTCCACGCCGACGAGCCGGTCACCGACGGCGTCCGGATCGGTGAGGTCGACGCCGGTGCTCCGGCTGAGGGGGACCACCTCGTGACCGGCCGCCGAGGCGAGCCGCACCACCTGCGAGCCGATCAGCCCGGTCGCCCCGGCCACGGCCAGCCGCTTGGTGCTTCCTGCTGGTGCCATCTCGTCGATGCTAGGCGGCCCACGGCGCGAGGAGCCGTCGTGCCGGTGCGGACGACAGCCGCTGACCTACGCTCGAGGTGTGGGGAGCAGGCATCACCTACGCATCAAGCGCGTGTACGACGACCCGGCAGGAAGCGACGGCTACCGGATCCTGGTGGACCGGCTCTGGCCTCGCGGCGTCAGCAAGGACGATGCAACCCTCGACGAGTGGATCAGGGACGCCGGCCCGTCGACCGAGCTGCGGCGCTGGTTCGGGCACGACCCGTCGAGGTTCGACGAGTTCGCGGACCGCTATCGCGCCGAGCTGAAGGGGTCCGAGGCCCTGGCGCAGCTCGCCTCCCGCCTCCGGGAGCATCCGGTGGTCACGCTGGTCTACAGCGCCAGGGACACCGAGCACAACCAGGCCGTCGTCCTGCGGGACCTGCTCGCCTGACCGGCGGCGTCACGTTGCCGCGGCTCGGCGCTGCCG is a window encoding:
- a CDS encoding SDR family oxidoreductase, giving the protein MAPAGSTKRLAVAGATGLIGSQVVRLASAAGHEVVPLSRSTGVDLTDPDAVGDRLVGVDAVVDVTRSPSMVEEEAVDFFTTVATTLATAARSAGVPRTVVLSIVGVEQSQDFGWYVATLAHERVTREHAPGARVLRATQFHEFPGQVLDRARHGRRAQVMAMPTQPVASVEVARLLVEMATGPEQGDLELAGPRQEDLVDLVRRWVALRGDDVEVEPVPAPASIAGGSVLPGPGALVRGIDWETWARAAVAPAEPGSP
- a CDS encoding DUF488 domain-containing protein codes for the protein MGSRHHLRIKRVYDDPAGSDGYRILVDRLWPRGVSKDDATLDEWIRDAGPSTELRRWFGHDPSRFDEFADRYRAELKGSEALAQLASRLREHPVVTLVYSARDTEHNQAVVLRDLLA